The Aedes albopictus strain Foshan chromosome 2, AalbF5, whole genome shotgun sequence region ctttactgtgataattgctaaagtatataaaatgcttgtaccatacaGCTTATGCAATGAAATCGTATGAAATGCATACgtaaggcatcatgtcaacaaaagaaaaaaagttttatcatttttctatctatttttatctctcatacctgttccgatactctcactccgatgttttttattctatttcgggaattgaacctagactgctgaaactgaaccacgataaaactcggacgcgctaacgccgTGTGCTATGATTGCTatatattttgcacctggaaaaatgtgcaacataaagaaACATACAAAAATGCTCGTgcattattgagttgtgttttcagcagctctaaataGTTGTGCGGTGGTTTGAATGCGATCAGTGAGCTTACTCTCTCAATTTCATCATATTCTGAAACCAGATATGAATTCGTTTGTGTTGAtcctgttctttttgttttcatacatgCTAACTTCTACAAactaaaataagaaacaaatcaaACAGCGATTTAATCCtttattttatgaaatcggggcactatgttaaataaggaaaccaatactcCATAaattttttgttccctcagcatctgatatgAAGACAATCCTTACCAGAAATCaaattttcacacagcaacaTCTAAGCATGATAATCAAATTGCTACGCAGCAATGCATGAAAATTTGAGTTTGTTTTCCTTctcttttgaatggttctgtttctaaaaatgttttacagtttatttcaaactgaagttttttttctgtttacaacgatggaagctttagtaaaggcatatataaagtaataaatgcttgcattattgattgtcataaagcttttaacatggtaaagcaatgaagcattaaacaacggccctatagaactataccgaactgtcaaaatcccataatgcttcaatgctttcataatgtagattaaacgcttcattacttgacagatgtagaagaaaagttatcttgcattagctaaactataaattataaaccacaagcattatatcttaACATTAATTAAATCGTATTAtagtcagtgctgaaaaattcatttcgtcatatctaaattcaatcacctacagctcattttagaagctgaaactgagaatatggtatatgaaaaacttgtgcggctagaccagttctgcaagaaagtcacggaaaaaccgctatttttcgaatatttgatgtaaatgtcacggactacctttgaaaaatgccaaatgatattcaccgtgaatatcattgggatttttcgaaggtagtccgtgacatttacactAAATATTGGAAAAGTAGTGGTTTTTCcctgactttcttgcagaactggtctatccgcacaagtttttcatataccatattctcaggttcagcttcagtTCGCGCGCGTTGcctcggtggttcgatttttccattttgtattccgaagtgaacatttcgacggcggtgagtgtgcggtggacgcgtcgtggtcgtggatcgagtcggttccgaattttttgcttcccgtcgctctagttcccaatacacttttagttgataataaatattttctttcattttttgcatttacacaaaagagtggaaagtgttagttcgggttcgccggtcgaaaaaaaccgagcgccgacaagtgagtcgcgttcagtgtatttctgtgtggaatagactaaaggtttctgctccctagtggagtggagacgcgcgatagaattttcattttggctagtttttgcgtcgaaaagtggtcggttgttaacggcggtttgtgtatattgatccattgtcaaatcatatcaccaaccataggtgactcccggactgacaatgtaccttaccctactaacaaaaaaatccttcctgagacaaacgtggagatgcagcgattcgcggtctttataacaacgtttgtcttactaacattccctcccatcctcgatgaccgtaagaacgtgaccggcgccgttattgaccctattaaagttgagagctctcgacctgtgtacattgagaatagtaagctagtcctaagccctattcattggttctgtTACGTACAGTATTAATTAGTTAtagttaaagggtgatacggtcaaaatttggtcaaacaatttgtttcataacttgaaactgcgtacaccaaaacagctgaattttggaccagtaatggtactttatatgtagcttataccataaaattttcatcaaaatcggtttagtatttgcggagatattgtgaatcctgaaaactgcaattttaaaattttgtacaaagcggattaaaaaataagaacacatttttactctttcattcatagagccagaaatactgaaccaatttcaatgaaaatttttctgtatgtaaagtatacatatcaaaatgttgtgtaaaaattttattcaatttgatccagccgttacaaagttatatttgtttaggtggtcaaattttgtcaaattttgtcaagtcaagtcaaattttcgtcacacaattttttttataacttaagattgcgtacaccaaaacagctgatttttggatcagtaatggtacattatatgtagcttgtaccataaaattttcatcaaaatcggtctagtatttgcggagatattgttgaaccctgagatctgtaattttaaaattttgtgcaaagaggattcacacatttgtactgtttcatttatagagccagagatactaaaccgatttcaatgaaaatttttctgtatgtgaagtatgcatatcaaaatgtaatgtaaaaatttcattcaatttgatccagccgttacaaagttatatttgcttaaggggcacccggtcagtttttttcatattcaaactgctacaactttgaaagtattcatacaaaatggctcaaaattttactaagaacatatttacataatagtattatactgtaaaattttgataaaaatcggagcagtattggtagttctataatcaaaattgtgctttactgaccttaaatttccgaaaatttactatggagcgcctttgtacaaaattttaaaaaggtaggtcgatggttttatctatatatcaaccattaCTCGATTACTCAACcattaatcgattttgatgaaaattttatggtataagccacatataatgtagcattactggtccaaaaattagctgttttggtgtacgcagtctaaagttatgaaaaaaaatgcttgaccaaattttgaccgtatcaccctttagaccGACATAAGACTCACTGATCGAACCGAGTCAGATTGAGCAGAGCATGAGTACCGCAGAAACAGCTTCTCTGTTGCGCACCGCAGACCGATAGCAGTGTAGGTCGTGCAGGTAGTCCCCGATCCTCGGCTTTTGAGTGCCACCGATCGCGCTGTTGATCAGCAAGCAGATGTAGATTTATTAGTCTTCTCCCGTACGTCGGTCGCGCCGGCAGGAATAAATTTATACAGTCCACAGTCGAAGTGTCGTTGTCGTATTTCGTTTTTCgttaattaataaattaatcGCCAATAGTGCAAAACCGAGTGTTTTAAAACCGCAGTCCGAAACGCATTATTCCGCGAGTGAACCGTGGGTGTGACTATCCGGCCAGTAAAGTTAGTTTTAGTAGTAACATTttctggtccttcgagccggatagggCCAATCCGCGGGACCACGTTTTCAGTGAATAGTGCGGCGTGGCTTGGGTGCATTCTACTGCACACCCATTGACTGTCGGTCGAAATTGTGCTCGATCAGTGAACTCTCGATCGAAGCTGAAATCAGCGCGCGCGTGTGCAAGTGATGCTGCCGACTTGTGGCAGCgacgaaaaaatgattttgagTGTTGAATCCCCTGCTTGGTAATTGGATTCACCCTGTGCTGCTGGGGGCTGAATTTCCTATGGAGGCCCCATTATCTTCGAGTAGCTGAGACCGCCGTCCATCCGTTGGCTGTTTTATTGGATTCCTGGATGCTTTTCGCCGTCGTTCTGTTCCCCCTGGAGCAGTTTCATCCCGCACCGAGGAGTCAGATAAGTAGCCAGTGTGTGTGAATGTGTGGTTGAGGTGGCTTAGGATAGCGTGGTCTGCATGTGACGCAATCCAGCCGATAGCGCTTTGTTCTGCTGCATTTAGCGAGCGCACTGTTACCGTACTGTGGTGCGAGTTTGGACAAATTTGAATATAATTGTGGAGGATGTTTTTTGAGTTCTCCGGTTGATAATTTGATTTTGGCACATTTGCGATGTTTCCGCTTGGATAATTCCCACAATTAGTGGTTGATAATTGAgctttctgtctgttctgtcaatTCGTTCCGCTTGAGGTCTCGTTATCGGTTTTCTGTTCAGTGAAGTGTGATAGTGGTGAATTATCAACGATGACAAAGTCCAGCCTAAGGCAGTTGGTGAAGGAAGAACACCAATTGCAGTCAGCGTTGTGAATGTGCAAGAATTTGTGAATAACTACAACGAAGTTCGCGATCAAGATGTGGTGGAATTTCGTTTAGTGAAGCTAGGTGAGATTTTCGACAGATTCTGTGCAGTGCGAGTGAAGATTGATGTGCTGTTAGACGAAACTGGTGAGGACTACGAAAGTGCTGGTGATGAAGAAGGTGCTGGTAGTGTGAAGTCTATTCCTCCCCGCACAGACAGTGCCCGTACCTACAAGGATTTCGAGAATTCATACTTTCGACTGAAGTCAGCACTGTCTGCAAAACGACCCCGAACCCAACTAGGAGTTGTGGAGCGTCAACCTGCGGTCGTGGGTGTTCAGCCATCACGATTGAAGTACCCGGAGCTGAAGTTACCGTCGTTTTCCGGAAAGCTGCAGAACTGGATCAACTTTCGCGATAATTTCCGATCGCTGATTCACGACAACGCTGAGCTGAGTCCCATCGACAAGTTTAATTACTTGCGAGCTTCGTTGAGAGATGATGCGCTACTGCAGATCAACCAAGTTCAAGTGAGCGCTGCATCGTACCCTAGTGCCTGGGGAATCCTCGAAGCGAAGTATGAGAATCATAAGCTGATTGCTCATGAGCACCTGAAAGCGCTGTTCTCAGTTCCGTCAATGAAGTCGGAGTCTTTCGAAGCACTGAACGTTGTCCTAACGACGTTCAAGGTCAATCTACAGCAGTTGGAGAAGCTTGGCGAGAACACCAACAATTGGAGCACTATTCTGGCGTTCATGCTATCGCAGAAGCTAGATACCGCTACGCTCCGCCAATGGGAGACTCATCATGGGTCCAAGGACATCCCGCGATATGACGCCTTGCTAGACTTTCTGGATAAGCATTGCGCGATTCTGCAGTCTACGTCAACACGGAGTGGATTCGAGCAAAAACGTCCGTTCAAGAGCTCAGCTGTTCACACACTAGTGTCATCAGCTACCAGCAGTTGTCAGATCTGCAACGGTGGACAGCATAGCGTTGAGCAGTGTCGTCGCTTCAGCAAGATGCGAGTGGTGGACAGAAAGCTGGCGATTCGAAGACTTGGGCTCTGTCTGAATTGCCTGTCGTCCGGTCACTTCGTGGCAGATTGTTCCAGACGTACGTGTTCCAAGTGTGGTCAACGTCATCATTACCTGCTACATCCGTATTCTCCACCCACTTCTACCCCTCAGAATCCGACTCCGAATACCCCGAACAGGCCTCAAGCCGCGAACGCGAACACAAATGCTCAAACACAGTCTCGTCCTCAGTCTCAAGGACATCAATCGCAATTGAATTCTCAAGGCCAATCCCGGATGAATAATACTCAAACAAATCCACAAACACCTCCCGTCCAAAACACTTCTCCGCCACATACACGACAGTCACCTCCCACAAATACACCGACTACTTCTCACCACACTGCTACTTCACACAACACTCGAAGTCAGCGAACTACTACACTTCTGTCAACCGCGCTCGTGAAGCTCGCCGATCGCTTCGGAAACACAGTCATTGCTCGTGCGTTGCTGGATAACAGTTCGCAGATATGTATGATCACGGAGAACCTGTCTCAGCGGTTAAACTTCAAGCGGTTCCATGAAAATCTACCGGTGAATGGTGTTGGTGGTGTTTCATCGGTGTCCAAACAGTCAGTGTTGGCGAGAATTCTGTCACGTTGCTCGTCGTTCGAAACTGAGGAAGTGAAATTCTACGTGCTGCCTCGGATAACGTTGAATCTGCCGCAGCAAAGCTTCGACATCAGTACTTGGAAGCTGCCGTCCGACATCTGTTTCGCTGATCCAGGCTTCCATGAGTCCAGTGCCGTAGATGCAATCCTTGGCGTGTCTGTTTTCTACGATTTGCTGATGGGAGAGCAGAAAAGGCTCTCGGAATCTGGTCCGATATTGTGTAACACAAAACTCGGATGGATAGTGGCCGGAGAGATTCCAGAAACTCCTGTCACAACCCTCAGTGCAGTCACCGCTTCAGTTTCCACCGAAGAGATCCACGAGCAGTTATCACGCTTTTGGGAACTGGAATCCTGTCGAACGAAGAGCTGTCTTTCCATCGAGGAGTCTACGTGTGAGTCGATCTTCGAGCAGACAACGACGAGAGGTCCTGATGGCAAGTTTAGGGTAGTGTTGCCGAAGAAGGAGTATGCGTTGAAGCAGTTAGGCGAGTCCAAGGCGATTGCTACCAAGCGGTTCATGGGATTAGAACGTCGCTTGAACGCGAACCCGGAAATGAAGGCTCTGTACACAGAATTCATCCACGAGTATCTGCTGATGGGCCATATGCGAAAAGTCCGTGACGACGAGGAAGAACCGAAACACAGTTACTATTTGCCGCATCATGCAGTCCTGAAACCTGACAGTACCACGACGAAGCTCAGAGTAGTTTTCGATGCGTCGTGTGCTACAGACACCGGagtttcccaagcaacacgacttgtttcaaagccagtaccagcaacatcagtgcaatttattcactgttcaaattaaggacaacagaacacaattgcttcttctttgaaacgcaaaaagcgcaaattttaaatcgttatgcaacttgagctagggggaatgataaaaaaatgaaaaaaaaaaatccagactcgaaccatggacaccaggattattaaccactcaccttacatactacaccagaagctctgtgaaagatttgctgctcaatgcaccataaaagctactgaagttacgcgttacttcattgtaccgtctttgccacaagttagaaagctgtcaaaatgaaaagacgcgcaagttctccgcaacacatttggaacctaatctgaacaaacaaaccagagtaagatgtttcatgtgtgttacatagcacatttaatgcaagctgactgtattgccacttgtgagaaatatgtaagctccgcctccataaatcgatgttaaatacgatgttatttgtaattcctatgaaacaaagctgcaacttaacgatattcgaagTTGCATttaactcaactgacaagattgaagttgcgtgcgcttttattgcatctcttttagaccaaagcatagaaaaccacattttggatgatgttgcaggtgctgcttgggttccCTGAACGATACCCTGATGGTGGGACCGGTGTTACAGAGCGACCTCTTGTCCATTCTCATTCGCTTCCGACTCCAACAATATGCGATCGTCGCTGATGTGGAGAAGATGTATCGCATGATCAACGTAGTCGAAGAGGATCAACCGCTGCAGAGGATTCTTTGGCGAGAGTCCGTAGATGAGCCACTCCGAACGTACCAGCTGACGACCGTGACCTACGGTACTTCTGCCGCACCGTATCTAGCAACACGGAGCTTGAAGCGATGCGCAGAGGAGGGAGAGCAGACGAATCCCCCCGCAGCCAAAGTCATCAAGAAGGATTTCTACGTCGACGACATGCTAACTGGAGCGAAGTCTGTGAAGGAAGGAATACGGTTGTGCAAGGATGTCCTCCCAACAAACATTTGTGCTGTAAAAGTGTGGAACAaaccattcttaagcaaactttagcttaagaaactgtgtTTCAGCTTGTTCTGTTTCTTGGGCTGTCGCTGCTTGGTTCCTTTGGTTTCAACCTCTGAAAGTGGCATTCCAACCAGCCTGCGATCCTGAAGAGCATTCCAAGTCATCTGCGTGACGAGCGAGAGCTGCTGGATATTGACGCGACAGCTACAGTAAATACCCTCGGCTTAACCTGGGAACCGGCGACAGACTTGTACTGGTTCAAAACACCACGCTGGAGCCCGAAGCTTCCAGTGACACAGCGTATCGTACTGTCTGATTCCGCACGTTTATTCGATCCGTATGGCTTAGTAGGGCCAGTGATCGTGCAGGcgaagatatttctccaagaactttggAAACGGAAGTATTCTTGGGATGAACCGTTGAGCGCAGATCTGCAATCACAGTGGCTCGAGTTCAGAACGAACTTGGATCGAATCGATGCAGTTTCCGTACCCCGCTGGATCGCATTCAGCGATAATGTGATATCATGCGAACTACACGGATTCTGTGACGCCTCAGAAAAGGCGTACGGAGCAGCAATATACCTACGTTGCGTTGCACAAGACGGAAAGGTAACAGTTCGACTGGTGATGGCTAAGTCCAAGGTAGCTCCGTTGGAAGATTTgagcaagaagaagaagaggcagTCGATACCCCGATTGGAATTGTCTTCAGCACTCCTATTGGCGCACTTGTACGAGACAGTAGCAGAGAGTATCCAGATCCCAGCGAAGACATTCTTCTGGACTGACTCGACTATCGTGAAGTGTTGGCTTTCGTCCCATCCATCCAGATGGCAAGCGTTCGTCTCCAACAGAGTGTCTGAGATCCAGCATATCACTAGAGAAGGCGTATGGAACCACGTGCCTGGCGTCGAGAACCCGGCAGACGTAATATCTCGAGGTGTAACACCGCTGCAGCTTGCCGAATGTTCAATCTGGTGGAATGGACCGACATGGCTCCAAGAAGACCCGAGTGCTTGGCCGAAGATGAGTAGCAGCCCAGAGCAACAGTATGATTCAGTAACGTTGGAGGAAAAACCGCTAGTGACAGCAGCACTGCAGATGCTACCGCCCAGTGAGATCTTCATCCGCTATTCGTCTTTGTTGAAGCTAGTTCGATCAACTGCCTGGATACTTCGTTTTGCCAACAACTGCAGAACTAGAAACCGAGCCTGCAGACGAAGTGAAGTCCTGAACGCGAAAGAACACGAAGAAGCTTTGATCGCATTAGTGAAGCTGGCGCAGTCAGAGTGTTTCCCAGTGGAATTGGCAGATCTAGCAGCGAAGGAACAAGTGAAACCCAGTTCGAGATTGCATACGAAGGATCCGTGTCTGCGAGATGGATTAATACGTGTTGGCGGAAGACTTCGCCATGCTCCAGTGTCGTTCAGCAGAAAGCATCCGATTGTGCTGGACAGCAATCATCCGCTGACGAAGCTGATAATAGTTGACTACCATCACAGACTGCTCCACGGAGGAGCGCAGCTGATGCTATCCTGTATGAAGGAGAGGTTCTGGCCGCTATCAGGAAGGAACCTAGCGCGGAAGGTAGTGCACGAATGCGTAACCTGCTTCAGAGCTCGTCCACGAGCCCACGAACAGTTGATGGGGGATCTGCCGATGGAACGAGTGACTCCTGCTCCTGTTTTTCTTCGCGTCGGAGTCGACTACTGTGGTCCGTTCAACGTTCGTCAAGCGTCTCGTAAGGCAGCGCCAATCAAATGCTACCTGTGCGTGTTCGTCTGCCTGGTAGTGAAGGCGGTGCACATAGAGATGGTAGCAGATCTCACTACGGAAGCGTTCATGGCGGCATTGAGACGATTCGTGTCGCGGCGTGGAAAGCCAGAAGTGATCTTCTGCGACAGCGCTACGAACTTCGTAGGAGCGCGTCGAGAAATCAGTGAATTGCATCGTCTGTTCCGAGCCGAACAGTTCCAGAACGCAGTTGTGACGGAAGCAGCCAGCAATTCGATCGAGTTTAAGTTCATTCCTGCGAAATCGCCGAACTTCGGCGGATTATGGGAAGCGGCCGTAAAGTCTCTGAAAGGCCACATGCGTAGTGTGATAGGGAATACCGTACTCCGTCCGGACGAACTGCTGACTGTTGTTACGCAGATCGAGGCATGTCTGAATTCGAGACCGATCAC contains the following coding sequences:
- the LOC134288796 gene encoding uncharacterized protein LOC134288796 → MTKSSLRQLVKEEHQLQSAFCAVRVKIDVLLDETGEDYESAGDEEGAGSVKSIPPRTDSARTYKDFENSYFRLKSALSAKRPRTQLGVVERQPAVVGVQPSRLKYPELKLPSFSGKLQNWINFRDNFRSLIHDNAELSPIDKFNYLRASLRDDALLQINQVQVSAASYPSAWGILEAKYENHKLIAHEHLKALFSVPSMKSESFEALNVVLTTFKVNLQQLEKLGENTNNWSTILAFMLSQKLDTATLRQWETHHGSKDIPRYDALLDFLDKHCAILQSTSTRSGFEQKRPFKSSAVHTLVSSATSSCQICNGGQHSVEQCRRFSKMRVVDRKLAIRRLGLCLNCLSSGHFVADCSRRTCSKCGQRHHYLLHPYSPPTSTPQNPTPNTPNRPQAANANTNAQTQSRPQSQGHQSQLNSQGQSRMNNTQTNPQTPPVQNTSPPHTRQSPPTNTPTTSHHTATSHNTRSQRTTTLLSTALVKLADRFGNTVIARALLDNSSQICMITENLSQRLNFKRFHENLPVNGVGGVSSVSKQSVLARILSRCSSFETEEVKFYVLPRITLNLPQQSFDISTWKLPSDICFADPGFHESSAVDAILGVSVFYDLLMGEQKRLSESGPILCNTKLGWIVAGEIPETPVTTLSAVTASVSTEEIHEQLSRFWELESCRTKSCLSIEESTCESIFEQTTTRGPDGKFRVVLPKKEYALKQLGESKAIATKRFMGLERRLNANPEMKALYTEFIHEYLLMGHMRKVRDDEEEPKHSYYLPHHAVLKPDSTTTKLRSDLLSILIRFRLQQYAIVADVEKMYRMINVVEEDQPLQRILWRESVDEPLRTYQLTTVTYGTSAAPYLATRSLKRCAEEGEQTNPPAAKVIKKDFYVDDMLTGAKSVKEGIRLCKDVLPTNICAPAILKSIPSHLRDERELLDIDATATVNTLGLTWEPATDLYWFKTPRWSPKLPVTQRIVLSDSARLFDPYGLVGPVIVQAKIFLQELWKRKYSWDEPLSADLQSQWLEFRTNLDRIDAVSVPRWIAFSDNVISCELHGFCDASEKAYGAAIYLRCVAQDGKVTVRLVMAKSKVAPLEDLSKKKKRQSIPRLELSSALLLAHLYETVAESIQIPAKTFFWTDSTIVKCWLSSHPSRWQAFVSNRVSEIQHITREGVWNHVPGVENPADVISRGVTPLQLAECSIWWNGPTWLQEDPSAWPKMSSSPEQQYDSVTLEEKPLVTAALQMLPPSEIFIRYSSLLKLVRSTAWILRFANNCRTRNRACRRSEVLNAKEHEEALIALVKLAQSECFPVELADLAAKEQVKPSSRLHTKDPCLRDGLIRVGGRLRHAPVSFSRKHPIVLDSNHPLTKLIIVDYHHRLLHGGAQLMLSCMKERFWPLSGRNLARKVVHECVTCFRARPRAHEQLMGDLPMERVTPAPVFLRVGVDYCGPFNVRQASRKAAPIKCYLCVFVCLVVKAVHIEMVADLTTEAFMAALRRFVSRRGKPEVIFCDSATNFVGARREISELHRLFRAEQFQNAVVTEAASNSIEFKFIPAKSPNFGGLWEAAVKSLKGHMRSVIGNTVLRPDELLTVVTQIEACLNSRPITPISNDHRDLEALTPGHFLVQRPLTAIPEPSLEDIPDNRLSRWCLVQRYSQILWKRWSTDYLSDLHNRNKWTRRRDNLHIGTMVLLKEDKLPPLQWQLVRITEIHPGADGIIRVVTVRTQQGTFRRGIQKICILPIQDNQQQVEEAQ